The following are encoded in a window of Thalassotalea insulae genomic DNA:
- a CDS encoding efflux RND transporter periplasmic adaptor subunit — protein MKTIFPGVAIWRALIAVFFIVFGSDASGFDNSHLVNDNTIDHQVSIQLSKTQQQLANIKVAKVKPALFPYVVYAPGEIKVNGYASYLVSPRTESVVVRRHAILGDHVVNGQALVTLFSASIAEAQADYRIALSEWQRVSRLAKEAISEKVFVNAEIAFNAAYGRLLALGLTKQAVNELATSEQLGQYTLVAQSDGVILADDFIDGQRVDAGEAIMVVANEQTLWVEANLPANTRDNFPVGTLAEIAFAQQKYQAKVIQQTHTIDAVTRTRRIRLAVENIDDQLHAGMFVDVNFQLASDMPIVALPENSFVRDQHGDWSVFIALGEEQFSMQEVSLGRELNGYRQVLNFPEHSRVVIEGAFFIAAQIAKAGFDTHNH, from the coding sequence ATGAAAACTATATTTCCAGGTGTCGCCATTTGGCGCGCACTTATTGCCGTATTTTTTATTGTTTTTGGTAGTGATGCCAGTGGCTTTGATAACAGCCACTTGGTTAATGACAACACCATTGACCATCAAGTTAGTATTCAGCTCAGCAAAACACAGCAGCAGCTGGCAAATATTAAAGTAGCCAAAGTAAAACCTGCGCTTTTTCCCTATGTTGTCTATGCACCCGGAGAGATCAAAGTTAATGGTTATGCCAGCTATCTTGTTTCCCCTCGAACTGAGTCGGTTGTGGTTCGTCGCCATGCTATTTTAGGTGATCATGTTGTTAATGGTCAGGCGTTAGTCACCTTGTTTAGTGCATCAATCGCCGAGGCTCAGGCCGATTATCGGATAGCATTAAGTGAGTGGCAACGGGTGAGCAGGCTGGCTAAAGAAGCGATCAGCGAAAAAGTGTTCGTGAACGCTGAGATAGCCTTTAACGCGGCCTATGGCCGTTTACTTGCCCTAGGATTAACAAAGCAAGCGGTTAATGAACTTGCAACCAGTGAACAGCTGGGGCAATACACCTTAGTCGCGCAAAGTGATGGTGTCATTTTAGCCGATGATTTTATTGACGGGCAAAGAGTTGATGCCGGTGAAGCTATCATGGTCGTTGCTAATGAACAAACCTTATGGGTTGAAGCAAATTTACCTGCGAATACTCGAGACAATTTTCCTGTTGGTACGTTAGCCGAGATAGCGTTTGCACAGCAAAAATACCAGGCAAAAGTGATTCAACAAACGCATACTATCGATGCTGTTACCCGTACCCGCCGTATACGACTCGCTGTTGAAAATATTGATGATCAGCTGCATGCCGGTATGTTTGTTGATGTTAATTTTCAGCTTGCCAGCGACATGCCTATTGTCGCATTGCCAGAGAATAGCTTTGTTAGAGATCAACATGGTGACTGGTCAGTGTTTATCGCGCTTGGTGAAGAACAATTTAGCATGCAGGAAGTTTCGTTAGGGCGAGAATTAAATGGCTATCGTCAAGTATTGAATTTTCCCGAGCATAGTCGGGTAGTGATTGAAGGCGCTTTTTTTATTGCCGCGCAAATCGCAAAAGCCGGGTTTGATACCCACAATCACTAA
- a CDS encoding DUF2946 domain-containing protein, giving the protein MTIVIVLQSFTVVSVAKQSHQIDAQHMQTEHSHQLDKLMAQASSDRIHDVQDCHHCGHCHGAHIQWVLSKSDVVSANGLASNSFLYRSVSNKEFIEELIRPPIA; this is encoded by the coding sequence TTGACAATAGTGATTGTATTGCAATCATTTACTGTTGTTTCAGTTGCTAAGCAAAGCCATCAAATTGATGCTCAGCATATGCAAACCGAGCACTCTCACCAACTTGATAAGCTGATGGCACAAGCGTCTTCAGACCGCATTCATGATGTTCAAGATTGCCATCATTGTGGTCACTGTCATGGCGCCCATATTCAATGGGTGTTGAGTAAATCCGATGTGGTTTCAGCTAACGGGTTGGCAAGTAACAGTTTTCTTTATCGTTCGGTGAGTAATAAAGAATTTATTGAAGAGTTAATTCGCCCTCCAATTGCTTAA